In Fibrobacter sp. UWB15, the following proteins share a genomic window:
- a CDS encoding MlaD family protein yields METTRSERIKIGAFMLLCGIMICVFLGYVLSRFLNKEFDNYYTVFSESVIGLYTDAQVKLNGIDVGNVTGIEIDSSNLSQVVVRFRVNKGTPIKIGTRAGMTHGISLTGEKQIVLSGGRFDEPDVAEGGFVPAEKTAFDEMANKATDIISHIDSLLTNINKIFSSENAENISSAIKNFEGASRNLNNMTQNLNKPINNISNAAASMKNVLAEIEEAKIAAKTSENMDLVKEKIAAIDTKSMNENITQTLESINQLSKRLDQMVYKNQDQVGDAVVELNAVLENLEEFSQKIKNNPSALIHAENKSRRK; encoded by the coding sequence ATGGAAACCACACGCTCCGAACGAATCAAGATTGGTGCATTCATGCTCCTTTGCGGGATCATGATTTGCGTTTTCTTGGGTTATGTGCTTTCGCGCTTTTTGAACAAGGAATTCGACAACTATTACACCGTATTCAGTGAATCGGTCATTGGCCTATACACGGACGCCCAGGTTAAACTGAACGGTATCGATGTCGGTAACGTGACCGGAATTGAAATCGATTCGTCAAACTTGAGCCAGGTTGTTGTCCGCTTCCGCGTGAACAAGGGTACGCCGATCAAGATAGGTACTCGCGCGGGCATGACACACGGTATTTCGCTCACCGGCGAAAAACAGATTGTGCTTTCGGGCGGACGCTTTGACGAGCCCGACGTTGCCGAAGGCGGATTCGTTCCCGCCGAAAAAACGGCCTTCGATGAAATGGCGAATAAAGCCACCGACATTATTAGCCATATCGATTCGCTTTTGACGAACATCAACAAGATTTTCTCGTCGGAAAACGCAGAAAACATTAGCAGCGCCATCAAGAATTTTGAAGGAGCTTCCAGGAACCTGAATAACATGACTCAGAACCTGAACAAGCCCATCAACAACATTTCGAATGCGGCTGCCTCAATGAAAAACGTTCTTGCCGAAATCGAAGAAGCTAAAATTGCGGCTAAGACCAGCGAAAACATGGACCTAGTCAAGGAAAAGATTGCCGCAATTGACACCAAGAGCATGAACGAAAATATCACGCAGACTCTGGAGTCGATCAATCAGCTTTCCAAGCGCTTAGACCAGATGGTATACAAGAACCAAGATCAGGTCGGCGACGCCGTGGTAGAACTCAACGCCGTACTTGAAAACCTCGAAGAATTCTCGCAGAAAATCAAGAATAACCCGTCGGCACTAATTCACGCCGAAAACAAGTCTAGAAGGAAGTGA
- the ruvA gene encoding Holliday junction branch migration protein RuvA, whose product MIERIRGILIEKSPTFVVVDVNGVGYGVNISAYTAGKLPEVESEVTLYTNLVVREDSMTLFGFADKTEKDTFIMLLEVNGVGPKLAQRILSGSSPADLLNMIASDNKSALGKIKGLGKKTCEQMVLSLKDKAGAMMQALGDVEGSGITGMGALTGPKMEAVLALHTLGVKDPAAEKAVMKAAEILGDSADAATIIPEALKYL is encoded by the coding sequence ATGATTGAACGAATTCGCGGTATTTTGATTGAAAAATCCCCCACTTTTGTGGTTGTGGACGTGAACGGCGTAGGTTACGGCGTGAATATTTCGGCCTACACAGCAGGCAAATTGCCTGAGGTGGAAAGTGAGGTTACGCTCTACACGAACCTGGTGGTGCGCGAAGATTCCATGACGCTGTTCGGTTTTGCCGACAAGACCGAGAAAGACACCTTTATCATGCTACTCGAGGTGAACGGCGTAGGTCCGAAGCTTGCCCAGCGCATTTTGAGCGGAAGCTCCCCCGCTGACCTCTTGAACATGATCGCCAGCGACAACAAGAGCGCCCTCGGTAAAATCAAGGGCCTTGGCAAAAAGACCTGCGAACAGATGGTTCTTTCGCTTAAGGACAAGGCGGGTGCCATGATGCAGGCCCTGGGCGATGTAGAGGGATCAGGCATTACGGGCATGGGCGCACTTACCGGCCCGAAAATGGAAGCGGTTTTGGCCCTGCATACGCTGGGCGTCAAGGATCCGGCGGCAGAAAAAGCCGTAATGAAGGCGGCAGAAATCTTGGGAGATTCTGCAGATGCAGCAACGATTATTCCCGAGGCTCTCAAGTATCTTTAA
- a CDS encoding ABC-type transport auxiliary lipoprotein family protein, protein MFKKYILLSAIALSLTACLGGGSSEPTRYYTIAVENINHPSSEAFAGKSLQVRKFTIDQAYQRTNIVYRESAYDFMFYDLDLWASRPEHMITRVVSEYVEKSGMFQSVVSGNGVMPEYELSGHVNAIEEVDESSSQSAHLALGFTFKNVKSNTMLWEGKCDKNRSTDSREPRVTAEAISKLLAECMADALQSIAKSTL, encoded by the coding sequence ATGTTCAAGAAATACATTCTCTTATCGGCAATCGCACTTTCTTTAACCGCCTGTCTGGGCGGTGGTTCCAGCGAGCCGACTCGTTATTATACGATTGCTGTCGAAAACATCAACCACCCCTCTTCGGAAGCCTTTGCCGGCAAAAGCTTACAGGTACGCAAGTTCACCATTGACCAAGCCTACCAACGCACAAACATCGTTTACCGTGAATCGGCCTACGACTTCATGTTCTACGATCTGGACTTATGGGCTAGCCGCCCCGAACACATGATTACCCGAGTCGTCTCGGAGTATGTCGAAAAGAGCGGAATGTTCCAATCCGTCGTTTCTGGCAACGGTGTCATGCCGGAATACGAACTTTCGGGCCATGTCAATGCCATTGAAGAAGTAGATGAAAGTAGCTCTCAATCTGCACACTTGGCACTTGGCTTTACCTTCAAGAACGTAAAATCAAATACAATGCTTTGGGAAGGCAAATGCGACAAGAATCGCTCCACCGACAGTCGCGAACCAAGAGTAACAGCAGAAGCTATTTCGAAACTCCTCGCCGAATGCATGGCTGACGCCCTACAATCGATTGCCAAGAGTACCTTGTAA
- a CDS encoding TIGR02171 family protein, translated as MLNDSLLRDSLYKDSLLKDSLVKDSLLNDSLLRDSLFKDSVLRADSLAEIERMNKNGMFLIASKGMSVELGTNIADARVSERPSMKVKLDYDFYLSKHETTCAEFNGLMKKATGLTLECEDENLPATNVTYFDAVLFANERSKENELDTAYTYASARFDSEKHCVNLEGLAYHPEKVSYHLPTEAEWVYAASKNWNMREAWTADDSQFKLHNVCSKSVPSTEFCDLAGNAMEWVNDWLGTFRDTIVLNYVGPPDGGSLGQRVVKGGSYRNASGAVNFYSRGDVYAVTSSTRAEYVGFRLAYGSIPDAVWMDAEGKAALSRVILLANSSTLHSVVKTFNAKLAFRNDVSGNLAFVDYSSGAQTVVEIEDTLEVFHPDISPDGNLVAFCTKFEGVEGSSELYVRDLNKDGSHLVKLDFESAAIPRWRILENGDTAIVFVTSAGNNNDESAFRSASTWQVTFANGKFGTPQKLFDGAYHGGISKDDRLAVTGARRLRAKVADSESPLSQSARDTMWYNGEQACNVSLSQDKRKKTLFLDFGSATGRNFVGKRYATHERLLIADSLGRLVQSIGAPAGMTFDHSEWVRGSSHLAVATLVNVNGSHRTIVLIDLTDSSFVNLVESDELWHPSLWVNENAFADDNSGLDLDSAAFYYDNVSNPLLSHKMNIFWSASDSLNVVALGSSRMSVGFIANAITYGKAFNMAAIPSDMDVSLYLARYYVLAHCPQLKTIVVGLDFDLWNEPENTTLTLNFLSFPGYFYDYTHKYWVGIEGVEEIKNISRKIVEENEVLSGFAMSMGWVPVEDGFSWNNTGFNENFVINDSTWSDKPLTIRREMSNLQTLIEDAARKGVKVVGVVFPQSPEYANTGSYGRHGMRRSHALKLIEDVRKFEQRYDNFYLMDENKMGNHDYADSLAYDYDHLNVLGAVQITTRIDSVLNAIK; from the coding sequence TTGCTGAACGACAGCCTCCTGAGAGATAGTCTCTATAAAGATAGCTTGCTCAAGGATAGTCTAGTCAAGGACAGCCTCCTTAATGATAGCCTGCTTCGAGACAGTCTATTTAAAGACAGCGTTCTTCGTGCGGACAGCCTCGCTGAGATTGAACGCATGAACAAGAACGGAATGTTCTTAATTGCCTCGAAGGGGATGTCTGTAGAACTGGGAACGAATATTGCCGACGCCCGTGTAAGTGAACGACCTTCAATGAAGGTCAAGTTGGACTATGACTTTTACTTGTCCAAGCATGAGACGACTTGCGCCGAATTTAACGGTCTGATGAAAAAGGCAACGGGACTTACTTTGGAATGCGAAGATGAAAATCTTCCTGCAACCAATGTGACTTACTTTGATGCAGTTCTTTTTGCGAATGAGCGAAGCAAGGAAAATGAGCTTGATACGGCTTATACTTATGCATCGGCTCGATTTGATTCTGAAAAACATTGTGTAAACCTTGAGGGCTTGGCATATCATCCTGAAAAGGTCTCCTATCATTTGCCCACCGAGGCGGAATGGGTTTATGCCGCCAGCAAGAACTGGAATATGCGCGAGGCCTGGACTGCTGACGATTCTCAATTCAAGCTGCATAATGTTTGCAGCAAGTCTGTTCCCAGCACGGAATTTTGCGACTTGGCAGGCAATGCCATGGAATGGGTCAATGATTGGTTGGGTACATTCCGCGATACGATCGTCCTGAATTACGTAGGTCCTCCTGATGGTGGTTCGCTAGGTCAACGCGTAGTGAAGGGCGGCAGCTACAGAAATGCCTCGGGTGCCGTGAACTTTTATAGTCGCGGCGATGTCTACGCGGTGACTTCTTCGACTCGTGCCGAATATGTAGGTTTCCGTCTTGCGTATGGCTCGATTCCTGATGCGGTGTGGATGGATGCCGAAGGTAAGGCTGCCTTGAGTAGAGTTATTCTATTGGCGAATTCTTCGACGTTGCATTCGGTCGTAAAGACTTTCAATGCAAAGCTTGCATTCCGCAACGATGTCTCGGGGAATCTTGCTTTTGTCGATTATTCTAGCGGCGCGCAGACGGTTGTCGAAATCGAAGATACGCTGGAAGTATTTCATCCTGATATATCGCCTGATGGAAACCTTGTGGCGTTTTGCACCAAGTTTGAAGGGGTAGAAGGTTCGTCGGAACTTTATGTACGCGATTTGAATAAAGACGGTTCGCATCTCGTTAAGCTAGACTTTGAAAGTGCGGCTATCCCGCGCTGGCGAATTCTCGAAAATGGCGATACGGCGATTGTATTTGTGACATCAGCCGGCAACAATAATGACGAATCCGCTTTCCGTTCTGCATCTACTTGGCAGGTGACTTTTGCAAATGGAAAATTTGGGACACCGCAAAAGCTTTTTGACGGTGCTTATCATGGCGGAATCAGCAAGGACGACCGCCTGGCCGTCACGGGAGCTAGGCGCTTGCGTGCAAAAGTAGCCGATTCAGAATCCCCGTTGTCGCAATCTGCTCGCGACACCATGTGGTACAATGGCGAACAGGCCTGCAACGTATCGCTCTCGCAAGATAAGCGCAAAAAGACTCTGTTCCTGGATTTTGGCAGCGCGACTGGCCGTAATTTTGTCGGGAAAAGGTATGCCACCCATGAGCGGCTTTTGATAGCGGATTCGTTAGGCCGTCTGGTGCAATCGATCGGCGCACCTGCGGGGATGACTTTTGATCATAGCGAATGGGTGAGGGGCTCAAGTCATCTTGCCGTGGCGACTCTTGTCAATGTCAACGGTTCGCACCGAACCATTGTGCTGATAGATTTGACTGATAGCAGTTTTGTGAATCTCGTCGAAAGCGATGAACTGTGGCACCCGAGCCTGTGGGTGAACGAGAATGCTTTTGCAGATGATAATTCCGGTCTCGATTTGGATAGTGCTGCCTTCTATTATGATAATGTTTCGAATCCGTTGCTCTCGCACAAGATGAATATTTTCTGGAGTGCCTCCGATTCCTTGAACGTTGTCGCCTTGGGTTCTTCGCGAATGAGTGTCGGCTTTATTGCAAATGCGATTACTTATGGTAAGGCTTTCAATATGGCTGCGATCCCTTCTGATATGGATGTTTCTTTGTACTTGGCTCGGTATTATGTTTTAGCCCATTGCCCGCAACTAAAGACGATTGTCGTTGGCCTTGATTTTGACTTGTGGAATGAACCAGAAAATACGACATTGACGTTGAATTTCCTTTCGTTCCCGGGGTATTTTTACGATTATACCCATAAATACTGGGTCGGTATCGAAGGTGTGGAAGAAATCAAAAACATTAGCCGAAAAATTGTTGAAGAAAACGAAGTCTTGAGCGGCTTTGCCATGAGTATGGGCTGGGTTCCTGTCGAGGATGGTTTTTCGTGGAATAATACAGGCTTCAACGAAAATTTTGTCATCAATGATTCTACATGGAGCGACAAACCTTTGACTATTAGGCGCGAAATGAGCAATTTGCAAACGCTGATTGAGGATGCCGCTCGAAAAGGGGTTAAGGTTGTCGGGGTTGTCTTCCCGCAAAGCCCGGAATATGCGAATACGGGTTCCTATGGCAGACATGGAATGCGCCGTTCCCATGCCCTTAAACTCATTGAAGATGTTCGCAAATTTGAACAGCGTTACGATAACTTTTATTTGATGGATGAAAATAAGATGGGCAATCATGACTATGCCGATAGTCTAGCATATGATTATGACCACCTGAATGTCTTAGGAGCCGTTCAAATAACGACACGTATCGATTCGGTCTTGAATGCAATTAAGTAA
- a CDS encoding IMP cyclohydrolase, which translates to MSYTDEAKQNFKALSNNPYPGRGIVLGESADGKSYVQVYWIMGRSVNSRNRVFEIERSTGFMKTKAFDESKLTDPHLIIYYPARHTADVQIITNGDQTDTIYDAIKLGGTFESALRTRQYEDDAPNFTPRISGIHYKNASPAVYKLSILKSRGNSEEAGCERMTFEYEKALPGLGHFISTYETDGSPIPSFNGFPKLMPIFDNVEDTLKKYWAALNKDNKVSLMVKWIDKKTFKAKTLIVNKNK; encoded by the coding sequence ATGTCCTACACAGACGAAGCAAAACAGAATTTCAAGGCCCTCTCCAATAACCCTTATCCCGGTCGTGGCATTGTCCTCGGCGAAAGTGCCGACGGCAAGTCCTACGTGCAGGTGTACTGGATCATGGGCCGTAGCGTGAACAGCCGCAACCGCGTGTTCGAAATCGAACGGTCGACCGGCTTCATGAAGACCAAGGCCTTCGATGAATCCAAGCTCACGGACCCGCACCTGATTATCTACTATCCGGCACGTCACACCGCCGACGTCCAGATTATCACGAACGGCGACCAGACCGACACGATTTACGACGCCATCAAGCTCGGCGGCACCTTCGAAAGCGCTCTCCGCACGCGCCAGTACGAAGACGACGCCCCGAACTTCACGCCGCGTATTTCCGGCATCCACTACAAGAACGCAAGCCCCGCCGTCTACAAGCTCTCCATCCTCAAGAGCAGGGGCAACAGCGAAGAAGCCGGTTGCGAACGCATGACGTTTGAATACGAGAAGGCTTTGCCGGGTCTTGGCCACTTCATCAGCACCTACGAAACCGACGGTAGCCCGATTCCTAGCTTCAACGGTTTCCCGAAGCTGATGCCGATTTTCGACAATGTCGAAGACACGCTCAAAAAATACTGGGCCGCCCTGAACAAGGACAACAAGGTTTCCCTGATGGTCAAGTGGATCGACAAGAAGACCTTCAAGGCCAAGACCTTGATCGTGAATAAAAACAAATAA
- a CDS encoding family 16 glycosylhydrolase: MMHLKTTLSVLAIAAVATMAKDFSGAELYTLKEVQYGKFEARMKMAAASGTVSSMFLYQNGSEIADGRPWVEVDIEVLGKNPGSFQSNIITGKAGAQKTSEKHHSVNPATDQAFHTYGLEWTPNYVRWTVDGHEVRKTEGGQVSDLKGTQGLRFNLWSSESAEWVGNFDQSKLPLFQFINWVKVYKYTPGQGEGGSDFTLDWTDNFDTFDASRWGKGDWTFDGNRVDLTDKNIYSRDGMLILALTRKGQESFNGQVPRDDEQAPVSSSSVTPSSSSVASSSSETPSSSSEQFNPFSSSSNPTGILPTHAKQLQAKEVRGTVNAKGARVNEATKAHYQVDFNF, encoded by the coding sequence ATGATGCATCTTAAAACGACTCTTTCCGTACTCGCAATCGCGGCAGTAGCAACTATGGCAAAAGATTTTTCCGGCGCAGAACTCTATACCTTGAAGGAAGTCCAGTACGGTAAATTCGAAGCCCGTATGAAGATGGCCGCAGCTTCTGGAACGGTCAGCTCCATGTTCCTTTACCAGAACGGCTCTGAAATCGCCGATGGACGTCCTTGGGTCGAAGTCGATATCGAAGTTCTAGGCAAAAACCCAGGCAGTTTCCAGTCTAACATCATTACCGGTAAGGCAGGCGCACAAAAAACCAGCGAAAAGCACCATTCAGTGAACCCGGCTACCGACCAGGCTTTCCACACCTACGGCCTCGAATGGACCCCCAACTACGTTCGTTGGACTGTAGACGGTCATGAAGTCCGTAAGACCGAAGGCGGCCAGGTAAGCGACCTCAAGGGAACGCAGGGCCTCCGCTTTAACCTCTGGTCTTCAGAAAGTGCCGAATGGGTCGGCAATTTCGACCAATCCAAACTTCCGCTCTTCCAGTTCATCAACTGGGTCAAGGTTTACAAGTATACTCCGGGCCAGGGCGAAGGCGGCAGCGACTTCACTCTCGACTGGACCGACAACTTCGATACATTCGACGCAAGCCGCTGGGGTAAGGGCGACTGGACCTTCGACGGTAACCGTGTCGACCTCACAGACAAGAACATTTATTCTAGGGATGGCATGTTGATTCTCGCCCTCACTCGCAAGGGTCAGGAAAGCTTCAACGGCCAGGTCCCGCGAGACGACGAACAAGCTCCGGTTTCAAGCAGCAGCGTTACCCCCAGTTCATCTAGCGTTGCATCGTCGTCTAGCGAAACTCCGTCTAGCAGCAGCGAACAGTTCAACCCGTTCAGCTCCTCTAGCAACCCGACTGGTATCCTTCCGACCCACGCCAAGCAGCTGCAGGCCAAGGAAGTCCGCGGCACCGTCAACGCCAAGGGCGCCCGCGTGAATGAAGCCACCAAGGCACATTACCAGGTAGATTTTAACTTCTAA
- a CDS encoding GntR family transcriptional regulator → MKQRIIKALLDMNLNDGDRLPSVRSMIKSFGASSGTVQAALSELESAGKICKIQGKGCFWGNTPLKNMVPYVHETVSEKLSKAFERDFAQGFIKPSQPLPLSKELSARYNVSQGTLRKFLEEKVARGILKKEGRQYLFYRKQQKREDAPLSELIFVTRCNSWGGFTAESERELDFLRLIYKTAGKNHYKLTLFGINDATGKLIDRSGKPCKLSEHPNAVGAILSTLLVQNFRPLLTFFADAKFPVAVWWEHPIDAVPRSFMRKDNWVFFNSTFGKQPGKEIGRYLLGLGVTEVGYFSPYHNSSWSKDRLTGLEESGLVVHSYVDAEFASPWDYKQIARKKVEKLSVEIMARTLEKEKLKTLAERALAFQAANGNNMPWICVNDEVAGIFMEMVEENNMEIPMPNIGPNYIAFDNSMESYLLRIPSYDFNTDALVEQMFYYISSPSAFDGVKKIHHILGNVVEK, encoded by the coding sequence ATGAAACAGCGGATTATCAAGGCTTTGCTCGATATGAACTTGAACGATGGCGACAGATTGCCGTCGGTTCGTTCGATGATCAAGAGTTTCGGAGCATCGTCTGGCACTGTTCAGGCGGCGCTTTCTGAATTGGAATCCGCCGGAAAAATTTGCAAAATTCAGGGAAAAGGCTGTTTTTGGGGAAATACCCCGCTGAAGAACATGGTTCCGTACGTGCACGAGACTGTTTCGGAAAAGCTGTCCAAGGCATTCGAACGCGACTTTGCGCAAGGATTTATTAAGCCTTCACAACCGCTCCCGCTTTCGAAGGAACTTTCAGCCCGCTACAACGTTTCGCAGGGCACGCTCCGCAAGTTCTTAGAGGAAAAGGTAGCCCGCGGAATCCTGAAAAAAGAAGGGCGCCAGTATCTTTTTTACCGCAAGCAGCAAAAACGCGAGGATGCACCGCTTAGCGAACTCATTTTTGTAACTCGATGCAACAGCTGGGGCGGATTCACCGCCGAAAGTGAACGCGAACTGGACTTTTTGCGCCTCATTTACAAGACCGCCGGTAAAAACCACTACAAACTGACCCTTTTCGGCATCAACGATGCTACGGGCAAGCTGATTGACCGAAGCGGAAAACCCTGCAAGCTATCGGAACACCCGAATGCCGTGGGAGCGATTCTTTCAACGCTCCTTGTGCAAAACTTCAGACCGCTCCTGACGTTCTTCGCCGACGCGAAATTTCCCGTAGCCGTGTGGTGGGAACACCCTATCGATGCGGTGCCGCGCAGCTTTATGCGCAAGGACAACTGGGTATTCTTCAATTCCACCTTCGGTAAGCAACCCGGTAAAGAAATAGGCCGCTACCTGCTTGGCCTCGGCGTCACGGAAGTAGGCTATTTTTCGCCGTACCACAACAGTTCCTGGTCCAAAGATCGCTTGACCGGCCTCGAAGAATCCGGCCTGGTGGTACATTCTTATGTAGATGCCGAATTTGCAAGCCCGTGGGATTACAAGCAGATTGCCCGAAAGAAAGTCGAAAAGCTTTCTGTGGAAATTATGGCGCGCACGCTTGAAAAAGAAAAACTCAAGACGCTTGCCGAACGCGCTCTCGCCTTCCAGGCCGCAAACGGCAACAATATGCCATGGATTTGCGTGAATGACGAAGTCGCCGGGATCTTTATGGAAATGGTTGAAGAAAACAACATGGAAATTCCCATGCCGAATATCGGACCGAATTATATAGCCTTCGATAATTCCATGGAAAGCTACCTGTTGCGCATACCCTCTTACGACTTCAACACCGACGCACTCGTGGAGCAGATGTTCTACTACATCAGTAGTCCTTCGGCTTTTGACGGCGTCAAGAAAATCCACCACATTCTCGGAAACGTGGTGGAGAAATAA
- the ruvB gene encoding Holliday junction branch migration DNA helicase RuvB, translating into MDDQRIISPERRAGDESDVERSLRPPSLEEFTGQKNIKESLSIAIEAAKHRGDSLDHCLFCGPPGLGKTTLAGIIAKEMGVNIHITSGPVLEKASDLAGLLTSLQENDILFIDEIHRLNRVVEEYLYPAMEDFRLDIMLDSGPAARSVNLPLKHFTLVGATTRSGLLTSPLRDRFGLQYRLELYDEDDIKSILMRSAKILNVGLEEDAAKLLSGRCRGTPRIANRVLRRCRDVAQVRGTGIIDLMSASKTLEMLGIDGEGLDHMDRKILSMIIDKFGGGPVGLGTIGAALGEEPDTLEEVYEPYLIRKGLLARTPRGRTATRTAYEMLHKAIPKALAEASAQESLDL; encoded by the coding sequence ATGGATGATCAACGCATAATTTCTCCTGAACGGCGTGCCGGCGACGAAAGCGATGTAGAGCGTTCCCTGAGACCGCCTTCTCTTGAAGAATTTACCGGACAGAAGAACATTAAAGAAAGCCTTTCGATCGCGATTGAAGCCGCCAAGCACCGCGGCGATTCGCTGGACCATTGCCTTTTTTGCGGTCCTCCGGGACTTGGCAAGACGACATTGGCCGGAATTATCGCTAAAGAAATGGGTGTGAATATCCATATTACGAGCGGTCCAGTGCTCGAAAAGGCGAGCGACTTGGCCGGACTCTTGACGAGTCTGCAAGAAAACGACATCTTGTTTATCGACGAAATTCACCGTCTGAATCGCGTGGTGGAAGAATACCTCTACCCCGCTATGGAAGACTTTAGGCTCGACATTATGCTGGATTCTGGGCCGGCGGCTCGCAGCGTGAACTTGCCGCTCAAGCATTTTACGCTGGTGGGAGCGACAACCCGCAGTGGACTTTTGACAAGTCCGCTGCGCGACCGATTCGGTTTGCAGTACCGGCTGGAACTTTACGACGAAGATGACATCAAGAGCATCTTGATGCGTAGCGCGAAGATTTTGAACGTGGGGCTCGAAGAAGATGCCGCAAAGCTTTTGAGCGGCCGCTGCCGTGGAACGCCTCGAATTGCAAACCGCGTATTAAGGCGTTGCCGAGATGTGGCGCAAGTCCGCGGTACAGGCATTATCGACTTGATGTCGGCAAGCAAGACTCTTGAAATGCTCGGTATCGACGGCGAAGGCCTCGATCACATGGACAGAAAAATTCTTTCGATGATTATCGACAAATTCGGCGGTGGCCCCGTGGGGCTGGGCACCATCGGGGCAGCGCTCGGCGAGGAGCCGGACACCCTCGAAGAAGTCTATGAGCCGTACTTGATTCGCAAGGGGCTCCTCGCGCGAACGCCGCGTGGCCGTACCGCCACGCGCACCGCCTACGAGATGCTTCACAAAGCTATCCCGAAAGCTCTTGCCGAAGCCAGCGCACAAGAGTCGCTGGATTTGTAG
- the gatB gene encoding Asp-tRNA(Asn)/Glu-tRNA(Gln) amidotransferase subunit GatB, with translation MSNYCPVIGLEIHCQLATKTKMFCGCEIEVNTTPNKHVCPVCLGMPGAMPVPNKKAVEYAIRLGLALNCEIDLNAMWTRKNYFYPDLPKGYQITQTGGLPVYDHPICKNGWLEIVKEDGTKKRVGITRIHMEEDAGKLIHDMSPTDSHFDANRCGTPLCEIVTEPDIRSPEEAVLVLKKIKQTLEYTRVSNANMENGNMRCDGNISLRKSEDAPFGIRAEIKNLNSFTNLEKALYCEMNLQASTLDAGKEVEQCTKRYDPNADKTIVIRSKEDAHDYKYFPEPDMVRLVTDPAFVEEIRRTLPELPDARRKRFMDDFGVSEYDAMVLTEDRDVSEWYDTAAKNCKNGKVLANWVITELLAKVKELEGGLSTLKIKPEDLCKLVNLIADNTINGKIAKTVFAEMFETGKDPEAIVKEKGLVQVTDTGAIEEVVRAVCAENAAQFAEFKAGKVALKGFLVGMTMRKSGGKANPGLVNQILDKLAKE, from the coding sequence ATGTCCAATTATTGTCCTGTTATCGGTCTTGAAATCCATTGCCAGCTCGCAACTAAAACCAAGATGTTTTGCGGCTGCGAAATCGAAGTGAATACGACCCCGAACAAGCACGTTTGCCCTGTTTGCCTCGGTATGCCGGGTGCCATGCCTGTGCCGAACAAGAAGGCGGTGGAATACGCCATTCGCTTAGGCCTTGCCCTGAACTGCGAAATCGACCTGAACGCGATGTGGACCCGCAAGAACTATTTCTATCCGGACCTGCCGAAGGGCTACCAGATTACCCAGACGGGCGGACTTCCGGTGTACGACCACCCGATCTGCAAGAACGGCTGGCTCGAAATCGTGAAGGAAGACGGCACCAAGAAGCGCGTGGGCATTACCCGTATCCACATGGAAGAAGACGCCGGTAAGCTCATCCACGACATGAGCCCGACCGATTCCCACTTCGACGCGAACCGCTGCGGCACTCCGCTCTGCGAAATCGTGACCGAACCGGATATTCGTAGCCCCGAAGAAGCGGTGCTCGTGCTGAAGAAGATCAAGCAGACGCTGGAATACACCCGCGTGTCCAACGCCAACATGGAAAACGGCAATATGCGCTGCGACGGCAACATTTCTCTGCGCAAGAGCGAAGACGCTCCGTTCGGTATCCGCGCCGAAATCAAGAACTTGAACAGCTTCACGAACCTCGAGAAGGCCCTGTACTGCGAAATGAACCTGCAGGCCTCGACGCTCGATGCCGGCAAGGAAGTGGAACAGTGCACCAAGCGCTACGATCCCAATGCGGACAAGACCATCGTCATCCGCTCTAAGGAAGACGCCCACGACTACAAGTATTTCCCGGAACCGGACATGGTGCGCCTCGTGACTGACCCGGCCTTTGTGGAAGAAATCCGCCGCACGCTTCCGGAACTGCCGGATGCCCGCCGCAAGCGCTTCATGGACGACTTCGGTGTTTCCGAATACGACGCCATGGTGCTCACCGAAGACCGCGACGTGAGCGAATGGTACGATACCGCCGCGAAGAACTGCAAGAACGGCAAGGTCTTGGCCAACTGGGTGATTACTGAACTCCTCGCTAAGGTGAAGGAACTCGAAGGCGGCCTCAGCACCCTCAAGATCAAGCCCGAAGACCTCTGCAAGCTCGTGAACCTCATTGCCGACAACACCATCAACGGAAAGATTGCAAAGACGGTCTTCGCCGAGATGTTTGAAACTGGCAAGGATCCCGAAGCTATCGTGAAGGAAAAGGGCCTCGTGCAGGTGACCGACACTGGCGCTATTGAAGAAGTGGTCCGTGCCGTGTGTGCCGAAAATGCGGCCCAGTTCGCCGAATTCAAGGCAGGTAAGGTTGCTTTGAAGGGCTTCCTCGTGGGTATGACCATGCGCAAGTCCGGCGGCAAGGCTAACCCGGGCCTCGTGAACCAGATCCTCGACAAGCTCGCGAAGGAATAA